The Caulobacter sp. FWC26 genome contains a region encoding:
- a CDS encoding MucR family transcriptional regulator, translating into MASQGGGSTGAITDDVDILGLSAEIVAAYVGQNTVSQSAIPELIRTVHAALSSLKNGDEAPRPAEKAKPAVPVSRSVQHDYIVCLEDGKRLKMLKRYLRSHYDMSPEDYRRKWGLPPDYPMVAPAYAARRSDFAKQIGLGKGVRRGS; encoded by the coding sequence ATGGCGTCTCAGGGCGGCGGAAGTACAGGAGCGATCACCGACGACGTCGACATCCTTGGGCTCAGCGCGGAGATCGTCGCCGCCTATGTCGGCCAGAACACCGTCTCTCAGTCGGCGATTCCAGAGCTGATCAGAACCGTCCACGCAGCGCTTTCCAGCCTCAAGAACGGCGACGAAGCCCCCCGCCCCGCCGAAAAGGCCAAGCCTGCGGTGCCGGTAAGCCGCTCGGTGCAGCACGACTACATCGTCTGCCTGGAGGACGGCAAAAGGCTGAAGATGCTGAAGCGCTATCTGCGCTCGCACTATGACATGAGCCCCGAGGACTATCGCCGCAAATGGGGCTTGCCGCCGGACTATCCGATGGTCGCTCCAGCCTATGCGGCGCGCCGCTCGGACTTCGCCAAGCAGATCGGACTCGGCAAGGGCGTGCGGCGCGGCAGCTGA
- the hemA gene encoding 5-aminolevulinate synthase, translating into MDYKAAFRSAVAQIREEGRYRVFADLKRQRGQFPRATWTRQDGSEQEVVVWCSNDYLGQGQNPVVLEAMKAAVDEHGSGSGGTRNISGTNHDHVLLEQELADLHGKEAGLLFTSGYVSNEATLSVVQKILPGLIIFSDELNHASMIAGIRNGGGPRKVFKHNDLAHLEQLLAEAPADAPKMIAFESVYSMDGDIADLAGTVALAKKYGAMTYLDEVHAVGMYGPRGGGVAERDGLMGEIDIIEGTLGKAFGVMGGYITGDAEVIDAIRLMASGFIFTTSLPPALTAGALASVRWLKQHPEVREIHQERAATLKAMFKAAGLPVMDSVSHIVPVLVGDPVHCKMISDMLLADFGVYVQPINYPTVPRGTERLRFTPTPFHTDDMMRKLVAAMEKLWAHCNVARMGGYAA; encoded by the coding sequence ATGGACTACAAAGCCGCGTTCCGCAGCGCCGTCGCTCAGATCCGCGAAGAGGGTCGCTACCGGGTGTTCGCCGACCTGAAGCGACAGCGCGGCCAGTTTCCGCGCGCGACCTGGACGCGTCAGGACGGCTCGGAACAGGAAGTCGTGGTCTGGTGCAGCAACGACTATCTCGGTCAGGGCCAAAACCCGGTCGTGCTGGAGGCCATGAAGGCCGCCGTCGACGAGCACGGATCGGGCTCTGGCGGTACGCGCAACATTTCGGGCACCAACCACGACCACGTCCTGCTGGAGCAGGAACTGGCGGATTTACATGGCAAGGAAGCCGGTCTGCTGTTCACGTCTGGCTATGTCTCGAACGAGGCGACGCTGTCGGTGGTGCAGAAGATCCTGCCGGGTCTCATTATCTTCTCGGACGAACTTAACCACGCCTCGATGATCGCCGGCATCCGCAACGGCGGCGGTCCGCGCAAGGTCTTCAAGCACAACGATTTGGCGCATCTGGAACAACTGCTGGCTGAAGCGCCGGCCGATGCGCCCAAGATGATCGCCTTCGAGAGCGTCTATTCGATGGACGGCGACATCGCCGACCTAGCCGGCACCGTGGCGCTGGCCAAGAAGTATGGCGCGATGACCTATCTAGACGAGGTGCACGCGGTCGGCATGTACGGCCCGCGCGGCGGCGGCGTCGCCGAGCGCGATGGCCTGATGGGCGAGATCGACATCATCGAAGGTACGCTGGGCAAGGCGTTCGGCGTGATGGGCGGCTATATCACGGGCGACGCCGAGGTGATCGACGCCATCCGTCTGATGGCCTCGGGCTTCATCTTCACGACATCCTTGCCGCCGGCCCTGACGGCGGGCGCTCTGGCGAGCGTGCGCTGGCTGAAGCAGCACCCGGAAGTGCGCGAAATCCATCAGGAGCGCGCCGCGACCCTGAAGGCTATGTTCAAGGCCGCTGGTCTGCCGGTGATGGACAGCGTCAGCCACATCGTCCCGGTGTTGGTCGGCGACCCTGTTCACTGCAAGATGATCAGCGACATGCTGCTGGCCGATTTCGGCGTCTATGTTCAGCCGATCAACTATCCGACCGTTCCGCGCGGCACTGAACGCCTGCGCTTTACGCCTACGCCGTTCCATACCGACGACATGATGCGCAAGCTGGTGGCGGCGATGGAAAAGCTCTGGGCCCACTGCAACGTCGCCCGTATGGGCGGTTACGCGGCCTAA
- the mmsB gene encoding 3-hydroxyisobutyrate dehydrogenase: MTRIAFIGLGNMGGGMAANQAKAQHQVRAFDLSAAAVQRAVSAGCQAAASVAEAVAEAEVVITMLPAGPHVRAVYGEQILKHAPKSALLIDCSTIDVDSARQVAGQATEAGFRFADAPVSGGVMAAEAGTLAFMVGCALRDFAAVEVALAPMSRITIHAGDHGAGQAAKICNNMLLGVSMLGTCEAFALAEKLGLAADRFFEIASKSSGQCWSLTSYCPAPGVGPQTPADRGYEGGFASAMMLKDLKLAQEAAAKAGASTPMGAQAEALYALFDANGFGHKDFSAIIALLRGRLADLH, from the coding sequence ATGACGCGTATCGCCTTTATCGGCCTCGGCAACATGGGCGGCGGCATGGCCGCCAATCAGGCCAAGGCCCAGCACCAGGTCCGCGCTTTCGATCTCTCAGCGGCTGCGGTCCAGCGGGCCGTAAGCGCAGGCTGCCAAGCGGCCGCATCGGTCGCTGAGGCGGTCGCCGAGGCTGAGGTCGTCATCACCATGCTTCCCGCGGGGCCGCATGTCCGCGCGGTCTATGGCGAGCAAATCCTGAAACATGCGCCGAAGTCCGCCCTGCTGATCGATTGTTCGACCATCGACGTGGACAGCGCCCGCCAGGTGGCGGGCCAGGCGACGGAGGCGGGCTTCCGCTTTGCTGACGCGCCCGTGTCGGGGGGAGTCATGGCGGCCGAGGCGGGGACGCTGGCCTTTATGGTCGGCTGCGCGCTGCGTGATTTCGCCGCAGTCGAAGTCGCGCTTGCGCCGATGTCGCGCATCACCATCCATGCCGGCGACCATGGCGCGGGGCAGGCGGCCAAGATCTGCAACAATATGCTGCTTGGCGTTTCGATGCTCGGGACCTGCGAAGCCTTTGCCCTGGCCGAAAAGCTGGGCCTGGCCGCCGACCGATTCTTCGAGATCGCCAGCAAGTCTTCGGGCCAATGCTGGTCGCTCACGTCCTATTGTCCGGCGCCGGGCGTGGGGCCGCAGACGCCCGCAGATCGCGGCTATGAGGGCGGTTTCGCCTCGGCGATGATGCTGAAGGACCTCAAGCTGGCGCAGGAAGCTGCGGCCAAGGCCGGGGCCTCGACGCCCATGGGAGCGCAGGCCGAAGCCCTGTACGCGCTGTTCGACGCCAACGGCTTCGGCCACAAGGATTTCTCGGCGATCATCGCGTTACTGCGCGGAAGGCTGGCCGATCTTCATTGA
- a CDS encoding class I SAM-dependent methyltransferase — protein sequence MRKPLLSLVAVLGLAACATEPMMGPPPPPPSGPVAIAVPANIAAALSDPSRPAADMVRDKDRHPGEILAFAGVKSGAKVADLIPGGGYFTRIFAKAVGPKGKVYAYVPDELTKLAKREPAVNAIARDPAYSNVQVILNTLPNFGAPEKLDLVFTAQNYHDMHNKFMGPADLGVVNRQVFRALKPGGVYLVLDHVADAGSGLRDTETLHRIDPAVVKAEVTAAGFIFEGETRVLRNPADPRAANVYDAGIRGKTDQFVYKFRKPAR from the coding sequence ATGCGTAAGCCGCTTCTAAGTCTCGTCGCCGTGCTGGGGCTCGCCGCCTGCGCCACCGAGCCGATGATGGGGCCGCCACCACCTCCGCCGTCAGGGCCGGTTGCGATCGCTGTGCCCGCCAATATCGCGGCTGCGCTGAGCGACCCGTCGCGTCCTGCGGCCGACATGGTTCGCGACAAGGATCGCCACCCGGGCGAGATCCTTGCGTTCGCCGGCGTGAAGAGCGGCGCGAAGGTCGCGGACTTGATCCCCGGCGGCGGCTACTTCACGCGGATTTTCGCCAAGGCGGTCGGTCCCAAGGGCAAGGTCTACGCCTATGTCCCCGATGAACTCACCAAGCTCGCCAAGCGCGAACCGGCGGTCAACGCCATCGCGCGTGACCCTGCCTATTCCAACGTTCAGGTAATCTTGAACACGTTGCCCAACTTCGGCGCGCCCGAGAAGCTGGACCTTGTCTTCACCGCTCAGAACTACCACGACATGCACAACAAGTTCATGGGCCCCGCTGACCTCGGCGTCGTAAATCGGCAGGTCTTCCGCGCGCTGAAGCCGGGCGGCGTCTATCTGGTCCTGGACCATGTCGCCGACGCAGGATCGGGTCTGCGGGACACCGAAACCCTCCATCGGATCGATCCCGCGGTGGTCAAGGCAGAGGTTACGGCCGCCGGCTTCATCTTCGAGGGCGAGACGCGCGTGCTTCGCAACCCGGCTGATCCCCGCGCTGCAAACGTCTATGACGCCGGCATTCGCGGGAAGACCGACCAGTTCGTCTACAAGTTCCGCAAGCCTGCGCGCTGA
- a CDS encoding enoyl-CoA hydratase/isomerase family protein gives MTDEPEVLIRVDKNVGRITLNRPKALHALTLGMCETMIGALLEWREDPEIYMVLIDHAGERGFCAGGDIRMLAESGAKDGVEARRFFHTEYRLNHLLFTYDIPVVAVMDGVVMGGGVGISMPAHIRIATERTTFAMPETGIGLFPDVGGGWYLPRLPGKAGLWLALTGARIKGADCMRLGIATHFVEFGAVEGLKKAIVADPRRIDETLRKYRSDAGKASLLGFEQDLNRLFVGESVEEIFEFLTLDSSDWGKAQLEVMKTKSPQTLKVAFEQLKRGAAMEDFADNMAMEYRIGSRVVMKHDFIEGVRAVIVDKDNAPRWSPARIEDVTDAALAEIFAPLPADEEWTPLT, from the coding sequence ATGACCGACGAACCCGAAGTCCTAATCCGCGTCGATAAGAACGTCGGGCGGATCACCCTCAATCGGCCCAAGGCGCTGCACGCCCTGACGCTGGGCATGTGCGAAACTATGATCGGCGCCTTGCTGGAATGGCGCGAGGATCCCGAAATCTACATGGTCCTCATCGACCACGCCGGCGAACGCGGCTTCTGCGCCGGCGGCGATATCCGGATGCTTGCGGAAAGTGGGGCCAAGGACGGCGTCGAGGCGCGCCGATTCTTCCACACCGAGTATCGGCTGAACCACCTGCTGTTCACCTACGACATCCCGGTTGTCGCTGTCATGGACGGCGTCGTGATGGGCGGAGGTGTGGGCATTTCGATGCCGGCGCATATCCGCATCGCCACCGAGCGGACCACTTTCGCCATGCCCGAGACGGGCATCGGTTTGTTCCCCGACGTGGGCGGCGGCTGGTACCTGCCGCGCCTGCCGGGCAAGGCGGGGCTTTGGCTGGCCCTGACCGGCGCGCGGATCAAGGGCGCGGACTGCATGCGCCTTGGGATCGCCACCCACTTCGTCGAGTTCGGCGCGGTCGAGGGCCTGAAGAAGGCGATCGTCGCCGACCCGCGCCGGATCGACGAGACTCTCCGCAAATACCGCTCGGACGCCGGCAAGGCCTCGCTGTTGGGCTTCGAACAGGATTTGAACCGGCTGTTCGTGGGCGAAAGCGTTGAGGAAATCTTCGAGTTCCTGACCCTCGACTCCAGCGACTGGGGCAAGGCGCAGTTGGAGGTCATGAAGACCAAGTCGCCCCAGACCCTGAAGGTCGCGTTCGAACAGCTCAAGCGCGGCGCGGCGATGGAAGACTTCGCCGACAACATGGCCATGGAGTACCGCATCGGCTCCCGCGTGGTGATGAAGCACGACTTCATCGAGGGCGTGCGGGCCGTAATCGTCGACAAGGACAACGCGCCGCGCTGGTCGCCCGCTCGCATCGAGGACGTCACCGATGCGGCCCTTGCCGAAATCTTCGCGCCGTTGCCGGCCGATGAGGAATGGACACCGCTGACGTAG
- a CDS encoding histidine phosphatase family protein: MIYLCRHGQTFHNREGRLQGRMESDLTPLGLLQARAMGALLYDLIRRDPPAPWRLVASPLRRARHTAEAIGARLGLTVDLDERLVEIDVGEWSGRLRDEVHGENPHLVGDDAWGFYAPGGETYEAMSTRLTAWLQEQAAEHERRLIVVSHGVAGRLLRGAYASLSREETLRLDIPQDAVFRLSNGQIDRFDCESVAEPV, translated from the coding sequence ATGATTTATCTCTGCCGCCACGGTCAGACCTTCCACAATCGCGAGGGGCGGCTTCAAGGTCGGATGGAGTCGGACCTGACGCCGCTAGGCCTTCTGCAGGCCCGGGCCATGGGGGCGTTGCTGTACGATCTCATCCGCAGAGACCCGCCCGCGCCGTGGCGGCTGGTCGCCAGCCCGCTGCGCCGGGCGCGGCACACCGCCGAAGCGATCGGCGCTCGGCTGGGACTTACCGTCGATCTCGACGAGCGTCTGGTCGAGATCGATGTCGGCGAATGGTCGGGTCGGTTGCGCGACGAGGTGCATGGCGAGAACCCGCACCTTGTGGGGGATGACGCCTGGGGATTCTACGCGCCGGGCGGCGAGACCTATGAGGCCATGAGCACGCGTCTGACGGCCTGGCTGCAAGAGCAGGCCGCAGAACATGAACGGCGCCTGATCGTCGTCAGCCACGGTGTCGCCGGCCGGCTGCTGCGCGGCGCCTATGCCAGTCTATCGCGCGAGGAGACCCTGAGGCTCGACATTCCCCAGGATGCTGTTTTCCGGCTCTCGAACGGCCAGATAGATCGCTTCGATTGTGAATCCGTGGCCGAACCGGTTTAG
- a CDS encoding isobutyryl-CoA dehydrogenase has product MRMDFALNEDQVAIQDAARAFAEGQLAPNSAAWDEKKHFPVDILRDAAGLGFAGIYVNEDVGGSGLSRLDASIIFEALSYGDVPVAAYLTIHNMASWMIDRFGSDDLRQRYLPRLTTMELIASYCLTEPGSGSDAANMRTTAKLEGDHYVLNGGKAFISGGGVSDIYVVMARTGGEGAKGVSAFVVEKGTPGLSFGANERKMGWNAQPTAQVNFDNCRVPVANRIGQEGEGFRFAMMGLDGGRLNIASCSLGGAQFALDTAKAYLETRNQFGRPLKNFQALQFKLADMATELEAARLMVRRAAHALDSKHPEATKLCAMAKRFATDAGFQVANDALQLHGGYGYLQDYPLERIVRDLRVHQILEGTNEIMRVIIAREMFRQ; this is encoded by the coding sequence GTGCGCATGGATTTCGCGCTGAACGAGGATCAAGTCGCAATCCAGGATGCCGCCCGCGCTTTTGCCGAGGGACAGCTTGCCCCCAATTCGGCCGCTTGGGATGAAAAGAAGCACTTTCCAGTCGATATCCTGCGCGATGCAGCCGGGCTTGGCTTTGCGGGCATCTATGTGAACGAGGATGTCGGCGGTTCAGGGCTGTCGCGTCTCGACGCCTCGATCATCTTCGAAGCGCTCAGCTATGGCGACGTGCCTGTGGCCGCCTACCTGACCATCCACAACATGGCGTCGTGGATGATCGACCGCTTTGGATCTGACGATCTGCGTCAGCGCTATTTGCCGCGCCTGACCACCATGGAGCTGATTGCCAGCTATTGCCTCACCGAACCGGGCTCGGGCTCGGATGCGGCCAACATGCGTACGACCGCCAAGCTGGAAGGCGACCACTATGTCCTCAACGGCGGCAAGGCCTTCATCTCCGGCGGCGGCGTCTCGGACATCTATGTCGTCATGGCGCGGACGGGCGGTGAGGGCGCCAAGGGCGTCTCGGCCTTCGTGGTCGAGAAGGGAACGCCCGGCCTCAGCTTCGGCGCCAACGAGCGCAAGATGGGCTGGAACGCCCAGCCGACCGCGCAGGTGAACTTCGACAACTGTCGGGTGCCGGTTGCAAACCGTATCGGCCAGGAAGGTGAGGGGTTCCGCTTCGCGATGATGGGCCTGGATGGCGGCCGGCTGAACATCGCCTCGTGCTCGCTGGGCGGCGCCCAGTTCGCGCTCGACACCGCCAAAGCCTATCTTGAGACCCGCAACCAGTTCGGACGGCCGCTCAAGAATTTCCAGGCCCTGCAGTTCAAGCTGGCCGATATGGCCACCGAACTGGAGGCCGCCCGCCTGATGGTGCGCCGCGCCGCCCATGCGCTGGACAGCAAGCACCCTGAGGCGACGAAGCTCTGCGCCATGGCCAAGCGGTTCGCCACCGACGCCGGCTTCCAGGTCGCCAATGACGCCTTGCAGCTGCACGGCGGCTACGGCTACCTCCAGGACTATCCGCTCGAGCGCATTGTCCGCGACCTTCGGGTGCACCAGATCCTGGAAGGGACCAACGAGATCATGCGCGTCATCATCGCCCGCGAGATGTTCCGCCAGTGA
- a CDS encoding DUF2147 domain-containing protein → MRFVKTLMAALTAALAMAAFAAPAHAGGDITRSYGVWRNPKNTVHLEIKSCGAATCGVVVWASAKAEADARKAGADTLIGKQLLRDFEAQDNGSLKGRVWVPTLRVTLVGTADVLDAKTMRAKGCVLGNLLCKSQVWTRLDGSSLLASRAAP, encoded by the coding sequence ATGCGTTTCGTGAAAACCCTTATGGCTGCCTTGACTGCGGCCCTGGCCATGGCCGCGTTCGCCGCGCCCGCTCATGCGGGCGGCGACATCACGCGCAGCTATGGCGTTTGGCGTAATCCGAAGAATACGGTCCATCTCGAGATAAAGAGCTGCGGCGCGGCGACCTGTGGCGTGGTGGTCTGGGCCAGCGCCAAGGCCGAGGCCGATGCGCGAAAGGCCGGAGCCGACACCCTGATCGGCAAGCAACTGCTTCGCGACTTCGAGGCGCAGGACAACGGCTCGCTCAAAGGCCGGGTCTGGGTCCCTACACTGCGCGTCACCCTTGTCGGCACCGCCGACGTGCTCGACGCCAAGACCATGCGCGCCAAGGGCTGCGTGCTTGGCAACCTGCTTTGCAAATCGCAGGTCTGGACGCGTCTGGACGGATCGTCGCTGTTGGCTTCGCGGGCCGCGCCGTAG
- a CDS encoding NAD(P)/FAD-dependent oxidoreductase, giving the protein MAEAATLQKSAQGAATQHFDVIIVGAGISGIGGAYHLTRQRPGVRFVVLEALDDFGGTWRTHTYPGIRSDSDLYTFGYRFKPWVGPPIATAAEILSYMGEVIDENGLGEHIRYQRRISSARWSSKDKLWTLEVTGPDGVETYTTNFLWMCQGYYRHSIGYTPEWPGMADFGGRIVHPQTWPADLDLKGKKVVVIGSGATAATLVPNIAADCEHVTLLQRSPTYFVPGRNENELANTLRQLQVDETWIHEIVRRKVLFDQHEFTRRAIEESDAVKAELLEGVKMFLGEDFDIAKHFTPRYRPWRQRIAFVPDGDLFQGVASGKASVVTDEIERFTKTGLLLKSGETLDADVIITATGFDLSVLGDIAFEIDGQPLDFAKTVTYRGMMFTGVPNLVWVFGYFRASWTLRADLIGDFVCRLLGHMEQKGAKQVEVALRPEDKDMKIGSWIDPEDFNPGYLMRNMHLLPQAGDKPEWRHTQDYWTEKDLFPTIDLDDAAFRYA; this is encoded by the coding sequence ATGGCCGAGGCGGCGACGCTTCAAAAGTCCGCGCAAGGCGCGGCGACACAGCATTTCGATGTCATCATCGTCGGCGCCGGCATTTCCGGGATCGGCGGCGCCTATCACCTGACGAGGCAAAGACCGGGCGTGCGCTTCGTCGTCCTGGAAGCTCTCGACGACTTCGGCGGCACCTGGCGGACCCACACCTATCCGGGCATTCGCTCCGACAGCGATCTCTACACCTTCGGCTATCGTTTCAAGCCCTGGGTGGGCCCGCCGATCGCCACCGCCGCCGAGATCCTCAGCTACATGGGCGAGGTGATCGACGAGAACGGGCTTGGCGAGCACATCCGCTACCAACGGCGGATCAGTTCGGCGCGGTGGTCGTCCAAGGACAAACTCTGGACGCTGGAGGTGACCGGCCCCGACGGCGTCGAGACCTACACGACCAACTTCCTATGGATGTGCCAGGGCTACTATCGCCACTCGATCGGCTACACCCCCGAGTGGCCGGGCATGGCGGACTTCGGCGGCCGCATCGTCCACCCACAGACCTGGCCGGCGGACCTCGACCTGAAGGGCAAGAAGGTCGTCGTCATCGGGTCCGGCGCCACCGCCGCCACCCTGGTGCCCAACATCGCGGCCGACTGCGAGCACGTCACCCTCCTGCAGCGCTCACCAACCTACTTCGTGCCGGGGCGCAATGAGAACGAACTGGCCAACACCCTACGCCAGCTCCAGGTCGACGAGACTTGGATCCACGAGATTGTTCGCCGGAAGGTCCTGTTCGACCAGCACGAGTTTACTCGGCGCGCGATCGAGGAATCCGACGCGGTGAAAGCCGAACTGCTGGAAGGCGTGAAGATGTTCCTTGGTGAGGACTTCGACATCGCCAAGCACTTCACGCCGCGCTACCGCCCCTGGCGCCAGCGGATCGCCTTCGTGCCGGACGGTGACCTCTTTCAAGGCGTCGCCTCGGGCAAGGCCAGCGTGGTCACCGACGAGATCGAGCGCTTCACCAAGACCGGTCTGCTGCTGAAATCGGGCGAGACCCTCGACGCCGACGTGATCATCACCGCCACCGGCTTTGACCTGTCGGTGCTGGGCGATATCGCCTTCGAGATTGACGGCCAACCGCTCGATTTCGCTAAGACGGTCACCTATCGCGGCATGATGTTCACGGGCGTGCCGAACCTCGTCTGGGTGTTTGGCTACTTCCGCGCCAGTTGGACCCTGCGTGCCGACCTGATCGGCGACTTCGTCTGCCGCCTGCTCGGGCACATGGAGCAGAAGGGCGCCAAGCAGGTCGAGGTCGCCCTGCGTCCCGAGGACAAGGACATGAAGATCGGGAGCTGGATCGATCCCGAGGACTTCAATCCCGGCTACCTGATGCGCAACATGCATCTGCTACCCCAAGCCGGCGACAAGCCCGAATGGCGGCACACGCAGGACTACTGGACCGAGAAGGACCTGTTCCCCACCATCGACCTGGACGATGCGGCGTTCCGCTATGCGTGA
- the hemB gene encoding porphobilinogen synthase, whose product MTTPPLAPYPHTRLRRVRQSDWVRRLVRETEVRPSDLIWSMVVHEGEGTIPVASMPGVERLSVKEAAKAAVRARDLGIPAIAIFPHIDGSRKDAAGSIAADPDGVIPRAVKAMKDAAPEVGIMCDVALDPFTDHGHDGVVEGGKILNDATIDRLIEQGLMQAEAGADILAPSDMMDGRIGKLRAALEAASYQDVMIMSYAAKYASAFYGPYRDAIGSAKLSAGQGDKKTYQMDPANTEEAIREVALDIAEGADMVMVKPGMPYLDIVRRIVDEFRMPTYAFQVSGEYAMIMAAAQNGWIDKDRAILESLTAFKRAGAAGIITYFAPWAAEKLGA is encoded by the coding sequence ATGACCACGCCGCCCCTCGCCCCCTACCCGCACACCCGCCTGCGCCGCGTGCGCCAGAGCGACTGGGTCCGCCGCCTTGTTCGTGAGACCGAGGTCCGGCCGTCGGACCTGATCTGGTCGATGGTGGTGCATGAGGGCGAAGGCACGATCCCGGTGGCCTCAATGCCGGGCGTCGAACGCCTGTCGGTCAAGGAGGCCGCCAAGGCCGCCGTCCGCGCTCGCGATCTGGGCATCCCGGCTATCGCCATCTTCCCGCACATCGACGGCTCCCGGAAGGACGCGGCCGGCTCCATCGCCGCCGATCCGGACGGCGTTATCCCGCGCGCGGTCAAGGCCATGAAGGACGCCGCTCCCGAGGTCGGGATCATGTGCGATGTGGCGCTGGATCCCTTCACCGACCACGGCCACGACGGCGTGGTCGAGGGCGGCAAGATCCTCAACGACGCCACGATCGACCGCCTGATCGAACAGGGCCTGATGCAAGCCGAGGCCGGGGCCGATATCCTGGCGCCGTCCGACATGATGGACGGCCGCATCGGCAAGCTGCGCGCGGCGCTGGAAGCCGCCAGCTATCAGGACGTGATGATCATGTCCTACGCGGCCAAGTACGCTTCGGCCTTCTATGGCCCGTATCGCGACGCCATCGGCTCGGCGAAACTCTCGGCGGGCCAAGGCGACAAGAAGACCTACCAGATGGACCCGGCCAATACAGAGGAAGCCATCCGCGAGGTCGCCCTCGACATCGCCGAAGGCGCGGACATGGTCATGGTCAAGCCGGGCATGCCCTATCTCGACATCGTCCGCCGCATCGTCGACGAGTTCCGCATGCCCACCTACGCCTTCCAGGTGTCAGGCGAGTACGCGATGATCATGGCTGCCGCTCAGAATGGCTGGATCGACAAGGACCGCGCCATCCTGGAAAGCCTGACCGCCTTCAAGCGCGCCGGCGCGGCGGGGATAATCACCTACTTCGCGCCGTGGGCGGCGGAGAAGCTGGGGGCTTAG
- a CDS encoding NUDIX domain-containing protein, with translation MTRVLDIVTAVIRNEAGRMLLVRKRGTAIFMKPGGKRDAGEDDLTTLARELREELGCDLVSAELLGHFSARAANEAGFTVQSATYLAEVTGEIGPRAEIEELAWVDPAAPGDRRLAPLLTDAVLPALRALP, from the coding sequence ATGACCCGCGTCCTCGATATCGTCACCGCCGTGATCCGCAACGAGGCGGGCCGCATGCTGCTGGTCCGCAAGCGCGGGACGGCGATTTTTATGAAACCTGGCGGCAAGCGCGACGCCGGAGAGGACGACCTGACCACCCTGGCCCGCGAACTGCGCGAGGAACTGGGCTGTGATCTGGTTTCGGCCGAGCTTCTGGGCCACTTCAGCGCCAGAGCCGCTAACGAGGCCGGCTTCACGGTGCAGTCGGCGACCTATCTTGCCGAGGTGACGGGCGAGATCGGCCCGCGCGCCGAGATCGAGGAATTGGCGTGGGTCGACCCCGCCGCGCCCGGCGATCGGCGTCTGGCGCCGCTGCTGACCGACGCCGTCCTGCCGGCCC